The Isorropodon fossajaponicum endosymbiont JTNG4 genome segment ATAGTAACACCGTCTGAAGATAGTGCACCAACAGTAAATGGACATCCTATCACTTCGCCTATGGTTGGTACTTTTTATGGCGCAACATCGTCCACTTCTGATGCCTTTATTAAAATTGGTCAACACGTCAACCAAGGCGATACAATTTGTATCGTTGAGGCTATGAAAATCATGAACCAAATCGAGGCAGACCAATCTGGAACAGTCACTGAGATCTTATGTACAGATGGTGATGCGATTGAATTTGGTCAAACACTAGTCGTCGTTCAATGACGCCAATGAACAAAATCCGAAAGGTTCTCATTGCTAACCGCGGTGAAATTGCGCTTAGAATTTTAAGAGCTTGTAAGGAGCTAGGCATCAAAACCGTTGCTGTATATTCAACAGCGGACAAAGACCTTAAGCATGTGCGTTTGTCTGACGAGGCTGTGTGCATTGGTCCACATCCATCAAAAGACAGCTATTTAAACATCCCCGCACTGATTGCTGCTGCAGAAGTTACTCACGCTGATGCCATTCATCCTGGCTATGGTTTTTTATCTGAAAGTGCAGATTTTGCACAACGTGTTGAAGAAAGTGGTTTTATTTTTATCGGTCCACATGCGGATAATATTCGCGTCATGGGCGACAAAGTCGCTGCCATTAAGGCCATGCAAAAATCCGGCGTGCCTTGTGTACCTGGATCAGATGGTGGCTTGACTGAAGACGCTACTCAAAACACCAAGCTTGCTCGTGCTATTGGCTTTCCAATTATCATCAAAGCCTCTGGCGGTGGCGGTGGTCGTGGCATGCGTGTGGTTAAAAAAGAAGCCGACCTGCTTGATTCGATTGAGTTGACTAAAACAGAAGCACTTAACTTTTTTGGCAACGGCGAAGTGTATATGGAGAAATTTTTAACCACGCCTAGGCACGTTGAGATTCAAATATTAGCTGATGAACATGGCAATGCTGTGCACTTAGGCGAACGTGACTGTTCAATGCAAAGACGCCATCAAAAAGTAGTAGAAGAAGCGCCAGCACCTGGCATCACGCCAGAATTGCGCCAAAAAATCGGCAGTGCTTGTACGAACGCTTGCAAGGCAATTAATTATCGCAGCGCTGGTACGTTCGAATTTTTATTTGAAAATGATGAATTCTATTTCATTGAAATGAACACTCGTGTTCAAGTTGAACACCCTGTCACTGAAATGATTACTGGCATTGATATTGTGCGTGAACAAATACGCATTGCCGATGGTCAAACACTCTCATTCACACAAGATGATGTGAAAATCAAAGGCCATGCGATTGAGTGCCGTATTAATGCTGAAGACCCTAATAATTTTATGCCTTCACCAGGGAAAATCACTCAATATCATGTTGCTGGTGGTTTAGGCGTGCGTGTTGATTCACACATATATAACGGTTATACCGTGCCACCCCATTATGATTCTATGATTGGCAAACTGATTACTTTTGCTGATACTCGACTAGGCGCTATTATCAAAATGCAAAATGCACTGGATGAAATGGTGATTGATGGCATTAAAACCAATATCACCTTACAAAGAAGAATTATGGATGACAAAGCCTTCCAAAAAGGTGGCATGAATATCCACTACCTCGAAAAAATGCTGGGGGCTCACTAGTATGATTAAGGTAGGTATTGTTGGCGCTACTGGGTATACAGGACTAGAACTTATACGTCTTTTACACAATCATCCAAGTGCAAAAATTATTGCCCTATGTTCAAGGGCAAATACTGGCAAAGCCGTTGTTGAAGAATTTCCCAGCTTGACAGGCTATGTTGATTTTAACTTTATTGCGCCAGATGATAAAACATTATTTGAGTGCGACGTTATTTTCTTTGCCACACCGCACGGCGTAGCTATGAACAGCGTTAGCCAATTCTTAGACAAGAGCATCAAAATAATTGATTTAGGTGCTGATTTTCGTATTAAAGATAGCATTGAGTGGAGTAAATGGTATGGCATGACACACACACAAAGCGCTTTATTAGAAAATGCCATTTATGGCTTGCCTGAAGTTTACAGCTCACAAATCAAAAACGCCACCTTGGTTGCTAACCCTGGGTGCTATCCAACTGCAATCACGCTAGCACTTAAGCCTTTGCTTGAAACAAATTCCATTGATACAAAAAGCATTATTGCTGATTGCAAATCAGGCATTAGTGGTGCAGGCAGGGGTGCTAATATTGCCACACTTTTTTGCGAAGTAAACGAGTCCTTAAAGCCTTATAATGTTAATCAACACCGTCACAAGCCTGAAATACAACAAGTGTTAACAGACATTGCAAATACAGATGTGGATTTTATCTTTACCCCACACTTGATACCCATGACTCGGGGCATGCTTGCCAGTGTTTACGTTGATTTAACAAAGGACATCGATGCACAAGAATTGTTTGAAAACCACTACCAAGACAACAGATTTGTTCATGTATTGCCAGCTGGTATTTATCCACAAACCAAATCAGTTAAAGGCACGAATAATTGCCATATTGGTGTTCAAAAATCAAACAACAAGCTTATTATTATGACGGTTATTGATAACGTAGGTAAGGGTGCCTCAGGGCAAGCCATACAAAACATGAACCTCATGTTTGGACTTGATGAAGGCTTAGGATTAGAGCAAATTGGCTTATTGCCATAAGGGAGCAACATGGAAACAGAACAAGTTTTAGAAAAAGCAGACATTATTTTTAGCGACAATGCCGCTAAAAAAGTATCAACGCTCATTGAAGAGGAAAAAAACGACAACTTACATTTGCGTGTTTATATCACAGGTGGTGGTTGCTCTGGCTTTTCCTATGGCTTTACCTTTGATGAGGCCTACAAAGAAGGCGATTCAAGTGTTGAGAACAGCGGCGTACAATTAGTCGTTGACCCCATGAGTTATCAATACTTAATTGGTGCAACCGTTGATTATTTAGAAGACTTACAAGGCGCACGTTTCATTATTCATAACCCAAATGCCAAAACCACTTGTGGTTGTGGCTCGTCTTTTTCTGTTTAAAGAAAATAGATAAAAATGTCTACCAAGTTTTTTACTAACAAAGAAAAACACACTTTATTTAATAAACTAACGGGCATTTTTAAACACAATCAAAATATTAATCATTTTGATGTTTTAGTGGGCTATTTTCGCTCATCGGGGTATTTTAAACTCCACCCTCTGCTAGAGAATGTTGCTAATATCCGTATCTTGGTTGGGATAGATGTTGATAAATTAACACAAGAAAGTTGCTCTCTAGGATTGATTTATCAAGAAGATAAAGAAAAAGTTGAACAATCGTGGCAACAGAAATTCACTACCGATATTAAACAAGCCAATTATGATGAGCAGACCGAGCAAGGGGACAAGCAATTTATCCAGGATATGCTTAGTGGTAAAGTCAGTCTAAAGGCACATCCCAGTCAAAAAATCCACGCTAAAATCTATATTTTTCGTCCTGATAATTTTAACGAGCATGCTGCCAATAGCGTGATTACAGGCTCGCCCAATTTAACCGATACAGGTTAGGTACTCAGCAAACTGCCAATTATGAATTTAATGTTTTACTCAATGATTATGATGAGGTTAAATTTGCCACTGATGAGTTTGACCCAAATTCTATTAAAGATTTACCCAATGGTTTTAAACGTCTGTCTTATCAAATGGATGCGGTTAATGAAGGCTGGGAAATGCTTAAAAAACATAACGGCTTCTTTCTTTCCGATGTGGTTGGACTGGGTAAGACAATGATTGCTACTTTAATTGCCAAACAGTTTCTGTTCTTAGGTGGGCGAGACTATAACCCTAATATTTTATTAATTGTGCCACCCGCACCCGCCCTCAAACAAAATTGGGAAGACACTCTAATGAAATTTGAAATTAGAGGCAAAGTTAAAATTTTCACCAATGGCAGTCTGCATAAAATAACCAGTCCCAAAGATTACGATATGGTAATTGTGGATGAGGTGCAGAAATTTCGTAATAACACCGCCACCGCCCAGGCATACGATCAATTGCAACAAATTTGTAAAACAAAAACCTCTGCTAATAAAGCTAAAAAAGTAATGCTCATTTCTGCCGCGCCACTTAATAATCGCCCTGATGATTTATACAATCAGATTTTATTATTTCAAGATGGCAATAATTCGACCCTTGATTTCCCCTTAGCCAGTTTTTTCACCAAGGCAAAGAAAGAATATAAAGAAATATTACAACTCTTCAATAATAAAAAAGCCAGGGAACAAACAGCTAAACTTTATGAAGAAATTAGAGAAAGGGTAATAACCCCACTAATGGTTAGGAGGACAGGACACGCACTGATTTGATAAATAGTGAACGCTATAAGAAAGATTTAGACGAGCATGGCGTTGTCTTTCCGAAAACCACACCACCAAAACCAATTTATTATCAATTAGAGAAAGATTTAGAGTATTTATATAATGATACGATTAAAAAAATAGACAATAAAAAACAAGATAAAACAGGACTATTGCATACTCGTTATCGTGCATTACATCATCTAAAGCCAGAATTAAAACAAAACTACATTCGAGCAGATTTCATTGCTGAACGCCTAGTGGCAATCATTTAATCGAGCGAGAGAAAATTGGCAAAAAGCAGGTAGAAGTAAAAAATGGATTGAAAGGAGGATGAGCGGGCAAGAAACCCGCAACAAACTCACCGATTATTGGCAAGAAAATAAAGTTAAGGAAGGGCAAGAATTTGCTATTTTGACCAATATTATTCATTCTGAGTGGAGCGGTTTGTCTGTTACCGAGCATAAAGCGCTTAAAAATTTAGACAACCAAAACCTACGTGACCATATGAGTAAGGCAGAGCTAATTTTTACCGCTTTGGCAGAATTATCAACTCGACAAATTGCTAAAAATGACCTGGCAACTGGGCTTGAAGAAAACAAACAATCGTGCCAAAAAAGGCGGCACGATTGCCAAAAATGCCCGCAAAGAATTAGAAAAAAACACCTATAAAAAGATAGTGGATAAAACTAACTTTTTGAACCCGAATAGACTGGATAAAATCTAATGGAATTTTTTTAAAAAGCCTATGAAAGAGAAGATTACTTAAGCTTTTTAAACGATAAATTTAATTTTTCTGAACTTATTCAGACCACGCGTATTATCGATGATGATGTTCAAAGTTTTGAGCAATTAGGATTTATAACCATTGATGACAATAAGTTACCTGTGTTTGAGATTCACATCAAGCCCAATACCAAGTTAGCACGAAACCGTGTGCAATTACGCAATTTAGTTGTCAAACAAATCCAAACTGAAGACGACGCAATCGCCGTTTATGTAGATGACAAAAATAAATTATGGCGCTTTAGTTTTATTGCTATTGAATACAAATGGGGCGATGACGGCATAGAGAAAATACAAACAGCCAGCAAGCGCTTTACTTATCTTTTTGGCGAAGGGGCAAAAGTAAGAACGTTAACCCAGCGTTTTAAAGTGCTTAACAAGCAATCAACTTTAGAGGATTTAAAAACCGCATTTGCCGTTGAACAGTTAAACAAATATTTTACAATAAGTTTTATGAATGGTATGAAAAAGTCCAAACACAAGTTGAATTTCCCAATGATGAACATGATAAAAATCATACTCAGACTAGCCTTATTCGTTTTTTAACCAGAATATTATTTGTCTTTTTTTTAAAAGAGAAAAAACCTATCAATCCTGATTTATTTGATTTAGAAAAATTAAAAGACCTGCTTGATTATGAAAAAAATAGCAGTTTTTATAAAGCCATATTGCAAAACTTATTTTTTGCAAACACTGAACCGACAAATTAAAGACAGAGATTTTCGAATAAACGAAATCCTTATTCAAAATCCTTAACTGCTGCTTATTTAGGCATGAAACCAGAGTCCTTTTCAAGAACGCTGGCAGAACTGAAAAAGGATGGCATCATTCTAGATAATAAAAAAATCAAACTAGCCAATGGTCATGAATTGTGCGGTTATTGTGATAAAGTTACCGGTGCAATAGTCTAATTTTATTGGACACAAAGATAGCCTTATAATACAAACCATAAGGAGGTCAGTAATGACACAATATAAATCAAGAAAACAACGAGTGACTTTTACCGTTGAACATTCTGTTCAATACCCCCTTGAGGGGGAAACACTAGATTATGCCAAACTCATGGTGCATGAGAATTACACCAATAAAAAAAATCATGATAATATCAGGAGCTTGCTCCTCAGCAGTTAGCAGATGGAGAAAACAATACCTAGCAGAGCTTGGTGGACAAACACCAGAGTCAGGCAAAGCGCTGACTTCTGAACAACAAACAATACAACTGCTTGAGAAACAACTTTGGCGCGCACAAAGGGACAATGAAATCTTAAAAAAGGCAACAGCCTTGTTCGCTGTGGACAATCACCAAGTGATATGATTATCAAGATAAACAAGGCTTGCCAACAATACAATACTAAAGAATTATGAGCATTACTCAAACTTCCTCGCAGTAGTTATTACTATCAAGTCAAAGATAAGCGAGTAAACAACAACACCAACGCTATGATTAAATTAATCAAACAAACTGCTATTGAAGTTGGATACACCTATGGCAAACGCAGAATGCGAGTAGTTTTGAATAACCAAGGTTATAACATTGGTATTTACCAAACTGCAACGCTAATGAAAAAAGCCAATGTAGTTGCCATACGCCCAAGAAAGCGTCATTATTACCCTAATACTAGATTGATGTTTAAAAAGGCAAAAAACCTATTAAATCGTGTGTTTGAGCAGCAATCAATTAATACGCATTGGGTTGGTGATATTACCTATATCAAAACCTATCAAGGTGGGAGTTATTTAGCCAGTGTGTTGGATTTAGGCTCAAGACAAGTTGTTGGTTGGGCATTGTCAAAACAGCCTAATGCTCAGTTGGCAAAGGATGCGCTTAGTAATGCTGTGTCTAGACACCAGCCCAATACAAATAAACACATGTTTCACTCTGATCAAGGGACTCAATACTCTTCTAAAGTTTTTATTGATTATTGCAACAAGAACAACATTACTCAAAGCATGAGCAGGCGAGGTAATTGTTGGGATAATGCGGTCATGGAGCGTTTCTTTAGAAGTCTGAAGACTGAGAGATTAAATTATCAAAGTTTTGCAAATCATAGTGAAGTCGTGCAAAATGTAGAGGGTTATATCTACTTGTATAATTACAAAAGGATTCATTCAGCGATTGGGTATTTAACACCTGCTCAAAAGATGGCTGAATTGAAAAAAGCGGCTTGAAATGTGTCCAAGTAGGTTAGAGCATTGCAGTTTGAATACATTAGCCAAGCATTAAGAGACTGGGTACAAGCCTTAGGTATTGAGTTAATGTACATCCAACCAGGTAAGCCAACTCAAAATGCCTACATTGAGAGATTTAACCGTACAGTAAGACAAGAGTGTTTAGATCTGCATTTGTTTGATTCTGTTGAGCAAGCACAAGATGCAACCACACAGTGGTTATGGGTTTATAATAACGAACGACCGCACTTTGCCCTAGGTGGCGTGATAAGATGACTAGCCT includes the following:
- the accB gene encoding acetyl-CoA carboxylase biotin carboxyl carrier protein codes for the protein MDIRKVKKLMELLEQSGMNEIEIVEGKESVRISRYGNAPIAAPAPAPVAAPAEAPTIVTPSEDSAPTVNGHPITSPMVGTFYGATSSTSDAFIKIGQHVNQGDTICIVEAMKIMNQIEADQSGTVTEILCTDGDAIEFGQTLVVVQ
- a CDS encoding DEAD/DEAH box helicase family protein, whose amino-acid sequence is MDAVNEGWEMLKKHNGFFLSDVVGLGKTMIATLIAKQFLFLGGRDYNPNILLIVPPAPALKQNWEDTLMKFEIRGKVKIFTNGSLHKITSPKDYDMVIVDEVQKFRNNTATAQAYDQLQQICKTKTSANKAKKVMLISAAPLNNRPDDLYNQILLFQDGNNSTLDFPLASFFTKAKKEYKEILQLFNNKKAREQTAKLYEEIRERVITPLMVRRTGHALI
- the argC gene encoding N-acetyl-gamma-glutamyl-phosphate reductase, with protein sequence MIKVGIVGATGYTGLELIRLLHNHPSAKIIALCSRANTGKAVVEEFPSLTGYVDFNFIAPDDKTLFECDVIFFATPHGVAMNSVSQFLDKSIKIIDLGADFRIKDSIEWSKWYGMTHTQSALLENAIYGLPEVYSSQIKNATLVANPGCYPTAITLALKPLLETNSIDTKSIIADCKSGISGAGRGANIATLFCEVNESLKPYNVNQHRHKPEIQQVLTDIANTDVDFIFTPHLIPMTRGMLASVYVDLTKDIDAQELFENHYQDNRFVHVLPAGIYPQTKSVKGTNNCHIGVQKSNNKLIIMTVIDNVGKGASGQAIQNMNLMFGLDEGLGLEQIGLLP
- the erpA gene encoding iron-sulfur cluster insertion protein ErpA translates to METEQVLEKADIIFSDNAAKKVSTLIEEEKNDNLHLRVYITGGGCSGFSYGFTFDEAYKEGDSSVENSGVQLVVDPMSYQYLIGATVDYLEDLQGARFIIHNPNAKTTCGCGSSFSV
- the accC gene encoding acetyl-CoA carboxylase biotin carboxylase subunit encodes the protein MNKIRKVLIANRGEIALRILRACKELGIKTVAVYSTADKDLKHVRLSDEAVCIGPHPSKDSYLNIPALIAAAEVTHADAIHPGYGFLSESADFAQRVEESGFIFIGPHADNIRVMGDKVAAIKAMQKSGVPCVPGSDGGLTEDATQNTKLARAIGFPIIIKASGGGGGRGMRVVKKEADLLDSIELTKTEALNFFGNGEVYMEKFLTTPRHVEIQILADEHGNAVHLGERDCSMQRRHQKVVEEAPAPGITPELRQKIGSACTNACKAINYRSAGTFEFLFENDEFYFIEMNTRVQVEHPVTEMITGIDIVREQIRIADGQTLSFTQDDVKIKGHAIECRINAEDPNNFMPSPGKITQYHVAGGLGVRVDSHIYNGYTVPPHYDSMIGKLITFADTRLGAIIKMQNALDEMVIDGIKTNITLQRRIMDDKAFQKGGMNIHYLEKMLGAH